A single window of Actinoallomurus bryophytorum DNA harbors:
- the eccCa gene encoding type VII secretion protein EccCa, with translation MSRIAFHRPARTMPPAVPEQRVTLAAAPQAPQNNNASTWLFILLPLLSSVSMAAYMVTYGKPWLVVLGISFVVVSVGVTVAVRWQLRSTNRRTRERLRDRFNEHLADIRRQARGVANMQRVASAFAHPSPERLLAIAAGRRRVWERRPTDDDFLKLRLGVGYGPHALQIKESGRSDPMAEYDKQSQRAAQEVVAANETVGGQPAWLDLGRSGVVSLLGPAEQTRAAARALLSQLAALHAPDDVAVAVCANGAPDWEWAKWLPHTHDREARGAEAGVVPLVAAELDGLADYLEDQLTQAQQERAERATRMGVLRDTGPRCRLVVVLDGYRPDADWARTPLVARLLSEAGPDTGVVVVCLVGREKEEPGRVDVRARVDESGGLVLTSRNPSLHSIIEDATADRADQVLCAQIARFLAPLRLSGERDQVLSRTVSLPEMLGVADLATYDPRTRWQAPDDDALLRMPIGVTGDGEYLNLDLKESAQGGIGPHGLVVGATGSGKSELLRTLVTGLTMRHSPELLSFVLVDFKGGATFAGVTDLPHVAGLITNLADDLALVDRMRAALHGEQQRRQRILRDAGNVDSLRDYQIRQAAGGTDVHGRPLEPLPYLLIVVDEFGELLSQRPDFIDLFVQIGRVGRSLGMHLLLATQRLEEGRLRGLESHLSYRICLRTFSAAESRAVIGTPDAYRLPSIPGSAYLKVDESLYERFRVAHVSAPYREPDEEEVSATPWLPPVPFTFRTPYQGRDESTADQSEPLAPRAAAGERTEMHVAVDQVRRYGSSVHQVWLPPLPEHITLDAIFGTADAEGSTRGLQATNWPQGQLSFPIGVVDLPARQTQYPLILELAGAHGHLALVGAPQTGKSTALRTALIAAMLTHTPDELQFYCVDHGGGGLQSLQDAPHVRGVTGRHDEERTRRALSEVHQLVGARERLFEQLGISSANDLRRLRDEGGLPTGISTADVVLAIDNWAAVRAADESFDALVVDISSRGLGVGVHLILTANRWPEIRTNLRDNIRGRIELRLNEPAESEVNRQAAKLLRTVTPGRGITAPGLIYHAALPRMDGVPATDNLGKAQEALVVEIAASWPGEHAPRLRILPKEVTLADLQAAARAAASGGAGHEPTPGGVPIGLREVDLAPVELDLSAGEPHFLVFGDSGAGKTSFLRAWMRGLIERKSAYDVRFIVVDYRRGLLDAVPDPYVGGRAGDVEYASVYVEQLVGKLKERLPPPDVSLQDLRERSWWTGPEIYLVVDDYDLVCGTASRGPLAPLADYLTQARDVGFHLVLARRVGGSSRSLMSDPLISRLRELGAPGLVMSGDHREGVLLGDQRAVQRPPGRAALVRRDRPAQVIQTVLDEDR, from the coding sequence ATGAGCAGGATCGCCTTCCACCGGCCCGCCCGCACCATGCCGCCGGCGGTTCCGGAACAACGCGTCACCCTGGCGGCCGCGCCGCAGGCTCCGCAGAACAACAACGCCTCCACTTGGCTGTTCATCCTGCTGCCGCTGCTGAGCAGCGTCAGCATGGCGGCCTACATGGTGACGTACGGCAAGCCGTGGCTGGTCGTCCTCGGGATCTCGTTCGTGGTGGTCTCCGTCGGCGTCACGGTCGCCGTCCGCTGGCAGCTCCGCAGCACGAACCGCCGCACCCGCGAACGGCTGCGCGACCGCTTCAACGAGCACCTCGCGGACATCCGCCGGCAGGCCCGTGGCGTCGCGAACATGCAGCGGGTGGCGAGCGCGTTCGCCCATCCGAGCCCGGAGCGGCTGCTGGCGATCGCCGCGGGCCGCCGGCGCGTGTGGGAGCGGCGGCCGACCGATGATGACTTCCTGAAACTGCGGCTCGGCGTCGGCTACGGCCCGCACGCCCTGCAGATCAAGGAAAGCGGACGCAGCGACCCGATGGCCGAGTACGACAAGCAGTCACAGCGCGCGGCCCAGGAGGTGGTCGCGGCCAACGAAACGGTGGGCGGCCAGCCGGCCTGGCTGGATCTCGGGCGGTCCGGCGTGGTGAGCCTGCTCGGCCCGGCCGAACAGACACGGGCCGCGGCCCGCGCGCTGCTCAGCCAGCTCGCGGCGCTGCACGCGCCGGACGACGTCGCGGTGGCCGTGTGCGCCAACGGCGCACCGGACTGGGAATGGGCCAAATGGCTTCCGCACACGCACGATCGGGAGGCGCGGGGGGCCGAGGCCGGCGTGGTGCCGCTGGTTGCCGCGGAACTCGACGGGCTGGCCGACTATCTGGAGGACCAGCTGACACAGGCGCAGCAGGAGCGGGCGGAGCGTGCGACCCGGATGGGTGTTCTGCGCGACACCGGTCCGCGCTGCCGGCTGGTCGTCGTGCTGGACGGATACCGGCCGGACGCGGACTGGGCGCGTACACCGTTGGTGGCGCGCCTGCTGTCGGAGGCCGGGCCGGACACCGGTGTGGTGGTCGTCTGCCTGGTCGGCAGGGAGAAGGAAGAGCCTGGGCGGGTGGACGTGCGGGCGCGCGTCGACGAATCGGGCGGCCTCGTGCTGACCAGCCGCAACCCGTCGCTGCACAGCATCATCGAGGACGCTACGGCGGATCGGGCGGATCAGGTGCTGTGCGCGCAGATCGCCCGGTTCCTGGCTCCGCTCCGTCTCTCCGGCGAGCGGGATCAGGTGCTGTCCCGTACCGTGTCGCTGCCGGAAATGCTCGGTGTCGCGGACCTGGCGACGTACGATCCGCGGACGCGGTGGCAGGCCCCGGACGATGACGCGTTGTTGCGGATGCCGATCGGCGTGACCGGTGACGGCGAGTACCTGAACCTGGACCTGAAGGAGTCCGCGCAGGGCGGCATCGGCCCGCACGGGCTGGTCGTCGGCGCGACCGGATCCGGCAAGAGCGAGTTACTGCGCACCCTGGTGACCGGCCTGACGATGCGGCACTCGCCGGAGCTGCTGAGCTTCGTGCTGGTGGACTTCAAGGGCGGCGCGACGTTCGCGGGCGTCACCGACCTGCCGCACGTGGCCGGCCTGATCACCAACCTCGCCGACGACCTCGCGCTCGTGGACCGCATGCGGGCCGCGCTGCACGGTGAGCAGCAGCGCCGCCAGCGCATCCTGCGCGACGCCGGGAACGTGGACTCGCTGCGCGACTACCAGATACGGCAGGCCGCCGGGGGGACCGACGTCCATGGCCGCCCGCTCGAGCCGCTGCCGTACCTGCTGATCGTGGTGGACGAGTTCGGCGAGCTGCTGTCACAGCGCCCGGACTTCATCGACCTTTTCGTGCAGATCGGCCGGGTCGGCCGGAGCCTGGGCATGCACCTGCTGCTGGCCACACAACGGCTGGAAGAGGGGCGGCTGCGGGGCCTGGAGTCGCACCTGTCGTACCGGATCTGCCTGCGCACCTTCAGCGCCGCCGAGAGCCGCGCGGTGATCGGCACCCCGGATGCCTACCGGCTGCCGTCCATCCCCGGGTCGGCGTACCTGAAGGTCGACGAGTCGTTGTACGAGCGGTTCCGCGTGGCACACGTCTCCGCCCCGTACCGCGAGCCGGACGAGGAGGAGGTGAGCGCCACGCCCTGGCTTCCGCCGGTCCCCTTCACGTTCCGCACCCCGTACCAGGGACGAGACGAGTCCACGGCGGACCAATCCGAGCCGCTCGCACCCCGCGCGGCGGCGGGGGAGCGCACCGAGATGCACGTCGCGGTCGACCAGGTGCGCAGGTACGGCTCGTCGGTGCACCAGGTATGGCTGCCACCTCTGCCGGAGCACATCACGCTCGACGCGATCTTCGGCACCGCCGACGCCGAGGGGTCCACGCGAGGGCTCCAGGCGACGAACTGGCCACAGGGACAGCTCAGCTTCCCGATCGGCGTCGTCGACCTCCCGGCACGGCAGACCCAGTATCCGCTGATCCTCGAGCTGGCCGGTGCCCACGGTCACCTGGCGCTGGTCGGCGCGCCGCAGACCGGCAAGAGCACCGCGCTGCGCACCGCGCTGATCGCCGCGATGCTCACCCACACCCCAGACGAACTGCAGTTCTACTGTGTGGACCACGGCGGAGGCGGGCTGCAGAGTCTGCAGGACGCACCGCACGTCAGGGGTGTGACCGGACGTCATGACGAGGAGCGCACCCGTCGTGCGCTCTCGGAGGTGCACCAGCTCGTCGGCGCACGGGAACGACTGTTCGAGCAACTCGGCATCTCCTCGGCCAACGACCTCCGCCGGCTGCGGGACGAGGGCGGTCTGCCCACCGGGATAAGCACCGCCGACGTCGTCCTGGCGATCGACAACTGGGCCGCCGTACGTGCGGCGGACGAGAGCTTCGACGCGTTGGTGGTGGACATCTCCTCGCGAGGCCTGGGCGTCGGCGTGCACCTGATCCTGACCGCCAACCGGTGGCCGGAGATCCGGACCAACCTGCGCGACAACATCCGCGGCCGGATCGAGCTGCGGCTGAACGAGCCCGCCGAATCCGAGGTGAACCGGCAGGCCGCCAAGCTGCTGCGCACGGTCACACCGGGCCGGGGCATCACGGCGCCGGGGCTGATCTACCACGCGGCACTGCCGCGGATGGACGGCGTCCCGGCCACCGACAACCTCGGCAAGGCACAGGAAGCGTTGGTCGTCGAGATCGCCGCTTCCTGGCCGGGCGAACACGCACCGCGCCTGCGGATCCTGCCGAAGGAGGTGACGCTCGCCGACCTGCAGGCCGCCGCCCGCGCCGCGGCGAGTGGCGGCGCCGGCCACGAGCCCACGCCCGGCGGGGTGCCGATCGGACTGCGAGAAGTGGACCTCGCGCCGGTCGAGCTGGACCTGTCCGCCGGCGAGCCGCACTTCCTCGTGTTCGGCGACTCCGGAGCCGGCAAGACATCGTTCCTGCGCGCGTGGATGCGCGGCCTGATCGAGCGTAAGTCGGCGTACGACGTGCGGTTCATCGTCGTGGACTACCGGCGCGGCCTCCTCGACGCGGTACCCGACCCGTACGTCGGCGGGCGGGCCGGAGACGTCGAGTACGCCTCCGTGTACGTGGAGCAGCTCGTCGGCAAGCTCAAGGAACGCCTCCCTCCGCCGGACGTCTCTCTGCAGGACCTGCGAGAACGCAGCTGGTGGACCGGCCCGGAGATTTACCTCGTCGTGGATGACTACGACCTCGTCTGCGGAACCGCGTCGCGGGGGCCACTGGCGCCGCTGGCCGACTATCTGACCCAGGCCCGCGACGTCGGCTTCCACCTGGTGCTGGCGCGGCGTGTCGGCGGTAGCTCCCGCTCCCTGATGTCCGATCCGCTGATCAGCAGATTGCGCGAGCTCGGTGCGCCGGGCCTGGTGATGTCCGGCGACCACCGGGAGGGCGTGCTGCTCGGCGATCAGCGTGCCGTCCAGCGGCCGCCGGGACGGGCCGCTCTCGTACGACGCGACAGGCCGGCGCAGGTGATCCAGACCGTGCTGGACGAGGATCGATAG